Proteins encoded by one window of Aphis gossypii isolate Hap1 chromosome X, ASM2018417v2, whole genome shotgun sequence:
- the LOC114119663 gene encoding uncharacterized protein CG4449 isoform X2: MVSNKNIMDLSDEEDDNPYDFVAQYRKLEMERKNKINESPVDCEEVMIISSTSSQTEIVVDAKQDSLPSYNLRSKRTKKSTNSDVNTDLNLTASTSDQSKPQRNRQRSKRNKEPENENGSVICIGDFYDGYNMPPPKIMTEKSNDNKLEDVENIMSNWKKRQIEEAELEDALAQANRIMNVKVYWRKMRTHCFPLRMHQSISSIYEHFAKLEDIDLSHVRLDLHNKLLSPKDTPNSINYKIIDFIDGDIEFYKSPYDTPDVPEVEEEPQDEMVQFHVKQKDVKRPITIELKKTDKMLIMYIKLKELLGFDIDSFTLEFDGDKVKFMDTMKSLDLEGDECFELFQKN; encoded by the exons ATGGtgagtaataaaaacataatggaTCTATCTGACGAAGAAGATGATAACCCTTATGATTTTGTCGCACAATATCGAA agCTTGAAATGgaaaggaaaaataaaatcaatgagTCCCCTGTGGATTGCGAAGAAGTGATGATTATTTCTAGTACTAG ttcacAGACTGAAATTGTTGTTGATGCAAAGCAAGATAGCCTCCCCTCTTATAATTTGAGGAGTAAACGGACTAAAAAATCAACCAA ttcagATGTTAatactgatttaaatttaacagcaAGTACTTCTGACCAATCTAAACCTCAACGTAATCGGCAAAGGTCaaaaag aaataaagaGCCTGAAAATGAGAATGGATCAGTAATATGTATTGGAGATTTTTATGATGGTTATAATATGCCACCACCTAAAATAATGACAGAGAAAtctaatgataacaaattggaGGATGTCGAAAATATCATGTCT aaTTGGAAAAAGAGACAAATTGAAGAGGCTGAATTAGAAGATGCTTTAGCTCAAGCAAATCGAATTATGAATGTCAAAGTCTATTGGCGAAAAATGCGCACACATTGTTTTCCTCTTAGAATG cATCAgtcaatttcaagtatttacgaaCATTTTGCAAAATTAGAAGATATAGATCTTTCACATGTTCGTTTGGATCTACATAATAAGCTTCTTTCGCCAAAAGATACaccaaattcaattaattataagataatagatttcattg atggtgatatagaattttataaaagtccTTATGATACACCTGATGTTCCAGAAGTTGAAGAAGAACCGCAAGATGAAATGGTGCAATTCCATGTCAAACAAAAGGATGTAAAAAGACCTATTACTATTGAGTTGAAGAAAActgataaaatgttaattatgtatattaaactcAAAGAATTGTTAGGATTTGATATAGACTCGTTTACATTAGAGTTTGATGGtgataaagttaaatttatggaTACAATGAAAAGCTTGGATCTCGAAGGAGATGAATGTTTTGAACTTTTCcagaaaaattaa
- the LOC114119663 gene encoding uncharacterized protein CG4449 isoform X1, producing the protein MVSNKNIMDLSDEEDDNPYDFVAQYRKLEMERKNKINESPVDCEEVMIISSTSSQTEIVVDAKQDSLPSYNLRSKRTKKSTNSDVNTDLNLTASTSNQSKPQRNRLRSKSSDVNTDLNLTASTSDQSKPQRNRQRSKRNKEPENENGSVICIGDFYDGYNMPPPKIMTEKSNDNKLEDVENIMSNWKKRQIEEAELEDALAQANRIMNVKVYWRKMRTHCFPLRMHQSISSIYEHFAKLEDIDLSHVRLDLHNKLLSPKDTPNSINYKIIDFIDGDIEFYKSPYDTPDVPEVEEEPQDEMVQFHVKQKDVKRPITIELKKTDKMLIMYIKLKELLGFDIDSFTLEFDGDKVKFMDTMKSLDLEGDECFELFQKN; encoded by the exons ATGGtgagtaataaaaacataatggaTCTATCTGACGAAGAAGATGATAACCCTTATGATTTTGTCGCACAATATCGAA agCTTGAAATGgaaaggaaaaataaaatcaatgagTCCCCTGTGGATTGCGAAGAAGTGATGATTATTTCTAGTACTAG ttcacAGACTGAAATTGTTGTTGATGCAAAGCAAGATAGCCTCCCCTCTTATAATTTGAGGAGTAAACGGACTAAAAAATCAACCAA ttcagATGTTAatactgatttaaatttaacagcaAGTACTTCTAACCAATCTAAACCTCAACGTAATCGGCTAAGGTCaaaaag ttcagATGTTAatactgatttaaatttaacagcaAGTACTTCTGACCAATCTAAACCTCAACGTAATCGGCAAAGGTCaaaaag aaataaagaGCCTGAAAATGAGAATGGATCAGTAATATGTATTGGAGATTTTTATGATGGTTATAATATGCCACCACCTAAAATAATGACAGAGAAAtctaatgataacaaattggaGGATGTCGAAAATATCATGTCT aaTTGGAAAAAGAGACAAATTGAAGAGGCTGAATTAGAAGATGCTTTAGCTCAAGCAAATCGAATTATGAATGTCAAAGTCTATTGGCGAAAAATGCGCACACATTGTTTTCCTCTTAGAATG cATCAgtcaatttcaagtatttacgaaCATTTTGCAAAATTAGAAGATATAGATCTTTCACATGTTCGTTTGGATCTACATAATAAGCTTCTTTCGCCAAAAGATACaccaaattcaattaattataagataatagatttcattg atggtgatatagaattttataaaagtccTTATGATACACCTGATGTTCCAGAAGTTGAAGAAGAACCGCAAGATGAAATGGTGCAATTCCATGTCAAACAAAAGGATGTAAAAAGACCTATTACTATTGAGTTGAAGAAAActgataaaatgttaattatgtatattaaactcAAAGAATTGTTAGGATTTGATATAGACTCGTTTACATTAGAGTTTGATGGtgataaagttaaatttatggaTACAATGAAAAGCTTGGATCTCGAAGGAGATGAATGTTTTGAACTTTTCcagaaaaattaa